In one window of Pseudomonas chlororaphis subsp. chlororaphis DNA:
- a CDS encoding NADH:ubiquinone oxidoreductase subunit N, which produces MKNPYALGFWCAIVALVLLSATYFYGVMLAHQIDKAMIFLDSASALIAVSAIVFVAWTSFQTQKIKKRQLEQGKTLVAIWDTKVALRRVETVFDRYFWGSYWQPGRTFQEVMGELTGTPLEKSLEALKKQCVLLDKQAADGRHWLNNARELSDVAAAMARERYQLDFCDPRSETPGGAVINRDFEVLVYTWTARLKSFDHQLDALEVEYSEHAT; this is translated from the coding sequence ATGAAAAACCCTTATGCTCTCGGCTTCTGGTGCGCCATCGTCGCACTGGTGCTGCTTTCTGCGACTTATTTCTACGGTGTCATGCTGGCGCACCAGATCGACAAGGCCATGATCTTTCTCGACAGCGCCAGCGCGCTGATTGCGGTGAGCGCCATCGTCTTCGTGGCCTGGACGTCGTTCCAGACCCAGAAAATCAAGAAAAGGCAGCTGGAGCAGGGCAAGACCCTGGTCGCGATCTGGGACACCAAAGTCGCGCTGCGCCGGGTCGAGACGGTGTTCGACCGTTACTTCTGGGGCAGTTATTGGCAGCCGGGGCGGACCTTCCAGGAAGTCATGGGCGAGTTGACCGGCACCCCCCTGGAAAAAAGCCTCGAAGCCCTGAAAAAACAGTGCGTATTACTGGATAAACAGGCCGCCGACGGTCGCCACTGGCTGAACAATGCCCGCGAACTGTCCGATGTCGCCGCCGCCATGGCCCGCGAACGCTATCAACTGGACTTCTGCGACCCGCGTTCGGAAACCCCGGGCGGCGCGGTGATCAACCGCGATTTCGAAGTGCTGGTCTACACCTGGACCGCGCGCCTGAAAAGCTTCGATCACCAGCTCGACGCGCTGGAGGTCGAATACTCCGAACACGCCACGTAG
- a CDS encoding YdgA family protein, translated as MNKSAGVLLGIVVAVGAISAGGAWYTGTKLEGVLQTSIADANKELQAAMVGSNGTASLELVSLERNLFSSTARYRLKGQGEMFGDSAEGVELVFVDRIEHGPLPFSRLMTLKWLPVMATSHYELEKNALTEKWFAATKDVSPLKGVVNLGYDRSATGNLELLPLETALDDKSTLKFSGLKLDLSTSAQAQKVKAEGYMDSLKLNSVAEDQTPVQVELNGLTLASNLTKSNYGFYVGDNTLELTSTKATFGEKQSVLSFKNSQIKSATDEKGAHLAGRADYKIGEVALNGKAVGSAQMAWSMKNLDIASGMSLMQVYQNKLQPYEDAVAAAEAAGEPAPELNLSEAEQAQVKADLDKLLAAQPHIALENLSFKTTNGESRLSLVVDLNKPQSMELPPAELSKQLLTQLDLNLLLSKPMIADMASVQAQLDGVTDAKAIADQGSMAADMVSGMALGTQLAKLEGNDIVSKVRYANNEVDFNGQKMTPEQFVGFVMSKLGPVTIQ; from the coding sequence ATGAATAAATCAGCAGGCGTACTGTTAGGAATCGTCGTCGCGGTGGGCGCTATCAGTGCCGGCGGCGCCTGGTATACCGGGACCAAGCTGGAAGGGGTGCTGCAAACCTCTATCGCCGACGCCAACAAGGAACTCCAGGCCGCCATGGTCGGTTCCAACGGTACCGCCAGCCTGGAGCTGGTATCGCTGGAGCGCAACCTGTTCAGCAGCACCGCGCGCTACCGCCTCAAGGGCCAGGGCGAGATGTTCGGCGACAGCGCCGAGGGCGTCGAGCTGGTGTTCGTCGACCGCATCGAACACGGCCCGCTGCCGTTCTCGCGCCTGATGACCCTGAAATGGCTGCCGGTCATGGCCACCAGTCACTACGAGCTGGAAAAGAACGCCCTGACCGAGAAATGGTTCGCCGCCACCAAGGATGTTTCCCCGCTCAAGGGCGTGGTCAACCTGGGTTACGACCGTTCCGCCACCGGCAACCTGGAGTTGCTGCCGCTGGAGACGGCCCTGGACGACAAGTCGACCCTCAAGTTCTCCGGCCTGAAGCTGGACCTCTCGACCAGCGCCCAAGCGCAGAAGGTCAAGGCTGAAGGCTACATGGACAGCCTCAAGCTCAACAGCGTCGCCGAAGACCAGACGCCGGTGCAGGTCGAGCTCAACGGCCTGACCCTGGCCAGCAACCTGACCAAGAGCAACTATGGCTTCTACGTCGGAGACAACACCCTGGAGCTGACCAGCACCAAGGCCACGTTCGGCGAGAAACAGTCGGTGCTCAGCTTCAAGAATTCGCAGATCAAGAGCGCCACCGACGAGAAGGGCGCCCACCTGGCCGGCCGTGCCGACTACAAGATTGGCGAAGTCGCCCTCAACGGCAAAGCCGTCGGTTCGGCGCAAATGGCCTGGAGCATGAAGAACCTCGACATCGCCTCTGGCATGTCGCTGATGCAGGTCTACCAGAACAAGCTGCAACCCTACGAAGACGCCGTCGCCGCGGCTGAAGCCGCCGGGGAGCCAGCGCCCGAGCTGAACCTGAGCGAAGCCGAGCAGGCCCAGGTCAAGGCTGACCTGGACAAGCTGCTGGCCGCCCAGCCGCATATCGCCCTGGAAAACCTCTCGTTCAAGACCACCAACGGCGAAAGCCGCCTGAGCCTGGTGGTGGACCTGAACAAGCCGCAATCCATGGAGCTGCCGCCGGCCGAACTGAGCAAGCAACTGCTCACCCAGCTGGACCTGAACCTGCTGCTGTCCAAGCCGATGATCGCCGACATGGCATCAGTGCAGGCGCAGCTGGACGGCGTGACCGACGCCAAGGCGATCGCCGACCAGGGCAGCATGGCCGCCGACATGGTCAGCGGCATGGCGCTGGGTACCCAGCTGGCCAAGCTGGAAGGCAACGACATCGTCTCCAAGGTGCGCTACGCCAATAACGAAGTGGACTTCAACGGCCAGAAAATGACGCCTGAGCAGTTCGTCGGTTTTGTCATGAGCAAACTGGGCCCTGTCACCATCCAGTAA